In Babylonia areolata isolate BAREFJ2019XMU chromosome 10, ASM4173473v1, whole genome shotgun sequence, the following proteins share a genomic window:
- the LOC143286590 gene encoding uncharacterized protein LOC143286590 has translation MVNATNSTDNVFSSQFVGETIHTAARAIFSTLGSVMIAGGVTGNALLISVIFGRFRQKRHVHDLFIVNLSFTDALTLGYSLTFLVLDLILGYDPVVNHAHCVVNGIVLRMLIVVSVLSLLAITMNRYLHVCHSHLYSRLFTLPRTVFIIISIWVAAILVALLPALGIGAGTYRYSANTHICSFDRSSLSNAKILTILFFPVSMMLIGCWNFAIFRYWKKARVNLDIRKSQRQGRKLFSRWRELDRRSQEEAVTRERKKVKDAKRHWCGKAKRDPLSEIEEVPGRFRISADKSDCHDSQAENSDHDTVGDNETEYPSVPMSLSGSNEKEGKIQCTGITVSTPNQIDSEQICGADKDDCGHSQNKLTPKQTAVTTGALHSGTTTEATTVNASSTQTMTVLAYSPLDASSAGRTRSAWSRQKRLLTTAVQKVHRQKKKHSTREVAFVRSLFVVFIITCITFFPYVVILIVSSIVAVPSEVAILGLMLLFSNNSVNWIVYGVMNPSYRKAYRACWNRLLGKCCHRRQEQTDSHPHSSQTNTTAVSAQRVKAEAERSVGLSSSLAQSSQL, from the exons ATGGTTAATGCCACCAATAGCACAGACAATGTCTTCTCCTCACAGTTCGTTGGAGAAACCATCCACACTGCTGCACGTGCAATATTCTCCACACTGGGCAGCGTCATGATAGCAGGTGGCGTCACAGGCAACGCACTGCTCATCTCGGTCATCTTCGGCCGTTTTCGGCAGAAACGACACGTGCATGACCTATTTATTGTCAACCTATCCTTCACTGATGCTTTGACATTGGGATACTCGCTGACATTTTTGGTCCTTGACCTGATTTTAGGCTACGATCCAGTGGTGAACCATGCGCACTGCGTGGTGAATGGAATAGTCCTTCGCATGTTGATTGTG GTGTCTGTGCTGTCACTGCTGGCCATCACCATGAACCGTTACCTCCACGTGTGTCACTCCCACCTGTACAGCCGTCTCTTCACGCTGCCCCgcacagtcttcatcatcatctccatctggGTGGCGGCCATCTTGGTGGCTCTGCTCCCTGCTCTGGGCATTGGTGCAGGAACCTACCGCTACAGCGCAAACACTCACATCTGCTCCTTTGATAGGTCGTCTCTCAGCAACGCCAAGATCTTGACCATCCTCTTCTTCCCCGTGTCCATGATGCTGATTGGCTGCTGGAACTTTGCCATTTTCCGGTACTGGAAGAAGGCCAGAGTGAACCTGGACATCCGGAAAAGTCAGAGACAAGGAAGGAAACTGTTCTCAAGATGGAGAGAACTTGACAGGAGGAGTCAGGAGGAAGCggtaacaagagagagaaaaaaggtgaagGATGCAAAAAGACATTGGTGTGGGAAAGCCAAAAGGGATCCTCTCTCAGAAATTGAAGAAGTCCCTGGCAGGTTTCGTATCAGTGCGGACAAGTCTGACTGTCATGACAGTCAGGCTGAGAACTCAGATCATGATACGGTAGGTGACAACGAAACTGAATACCCTTCTGTGCCAATGTCTCTCTCAGGTAGCAACGAGAAGGAAGGTAAAATTCAGTGCACTGGAATAACAGTGTCGACCCCAAATCAAATAGACAGTGAGCAAATTTGTGGTGCAGACAAAGATGATTGTGGTCACAGTCAAAACAAACTTACGCCAAAGCAGACTGCTGTTACCACAGGAGCACTTCATTCTGGCACCACAACAGAAGCCACCACTGTCAATGCATCATCAACACAGACAATGACTGTTCTGGCATATTCACCTCTAGACGCATCTTCTGCTGGAAGGACTCGTTCAGCATGGAGTCGACAAAAACGCCTTCTTACGACAGCTGTCCAGAAAGTTCACCGTCAGAAAAAGAAGCACAGCACCAGAGAAGTGGCCTTTGTGCGCTCCCTGTTCGTCGTCTTTATCATTACGTGCATCACTTTCTTTCCGTATgtcgtcatcctcatcgtcagCTCCATCGTCGCTGTTCCATCAGAAGTCGCCATCCTTGGACTGATGCTGCTGTTCTCCAACAACTCTGTGAACTGGATCGTGTACGGAGTGATGAATCCTTCCTACAGGAAAGCCTACAGGGCCTGCTGGAACCGGCTGCTGGGCAAGTGCTGTCACCGGAGACAAGAGCAGACCGACAGTCATCCACATTCCTCACAGACCAACACCACGGCTGTGTCAGCACAGAGAGtgaaggcagaggcagagagaagtgtTGGACTGTCGTCTTCTTTGGCCCAGTCTTCACAACTGTGA